The DNA segment CTGTGTCAGGCTAGGACCAAGGCAGACACCCAGAATAATGCTAGGTGACCCAGCTCCTTCAAGGAGCTTGAATTTACCCCATTGCCTCCATCTCCATCCTCAtctgcttcctcctctcctcatCAATGGGATGAAGGAGGAAGATGATAATGGCAATGAGCAGCAGGCTTATTGGGATTGGGGCCATAAGAAGCTGCAGAGCGAGGATGACGGAGTGGTTGTGCGTACAGTCTCCAGCATGGTAACCTGCAAAACTAAAGAGGAGAATGGttttccttcccccagccccactgggcCACTGCAGAAAGGCAAGTAGGCACATCTGTTGCTCTCCTCTAGAGTCTGGTATCGGAGGCCCAGTTTTGGGGAATTCCCActcctttctgctcctcttgCTCCCAGTAGATGTTGGAAAGGCAAATTTGGATACCCCTGTGACTCATTCCAGCATCTCCTATCAACACTGGAAAACAGTAGTGGGAAGTGCCTGTGCTGGGCTGACAAAATAGGGGAGGTAGTGTTTGGGGCTTACTGTAAACTCAGCGTCGATACCCCCACGGCAAGGCCACCTGCAAACTTGTTGAAGAAGACGTAAAATGAGTAGAAGAGAGCCTCCAGGTTGAGGCAGCTGGGGTTCCTCAGCATGAAGTCGTCCACCGTATCTGGCAGCATGGACCTGGCGACAGACAGCCCCACATACACATTGGTGACACCCACGCCAGCGCCAGCTGAACTCAGCTGTAGCTGCTCCCAGGCCTCTCcaagaagcagagagagagagagaaacccCTTGCAGAACCCCACTCTGGAGACCGTTTTTTGCTGGTCCTCTGCCTTAGGCAAACAGGGCAGAGAGTGTCTTACAAAGAGGGTGTGgcagctgcttcagaaaaagagaagaaaaacagtgccTTGCGCAATGACTGGCATCCTGCTGCCGAACCCGAACGCAGACTGAACGATGCTGCTGGGGGGACTGTGAATCACATCCACGTCCCTTCCCAGTCCCACCTCTACatgtccctctgcagcccaaAAGCTGCTCTATTGAACAAACGGGCAGCCTTGGCACGTCACGGGTGGTGCTTTCCCAacagccttcccctcctctctgcctGGGAAGGGGCTCAGAGGTGCCTCTGCTCACCATGGTAAAAGGTAGAGCACAGCCATGCTGCAGCCTGCCACGATCACCAGGAAGATGAAGGCCAGGAAGTTGTGCATCACCTGGGTGATGGCTACCAGGGCTGGGATGATCAGCTGCAGTggtgagaggaagaggaaaaccaaaagcatATGCAATATGCACCCTTTCTGCTGCTCACAGGCAGCTTGCACCCATCTGCCCAACTAAAGGCCACACTGCCCCCTTGCCCACACATTGATTTTATAAACAGAACTGCTTCTGTCCCCTGTGCAGTGCAGTGTGGAGGTGCTGGACAGGCTGACACTGGCAGCAAAACCTTCCTCATGGGTAAAGAAGGGATAGTTATGGAGGGCAATGGAGCTGAGTGGTTAAACTGGAAAACTGGATCTACTATGGCTGTGCCCAGTATCTGTGAGGAAGGCATCTGAAGATAGATCCTCCATGGGATTTGAGCACCTTATTCTGCAAAATGCCAAATGGGATTTCTTTGCTGACCTGCAGAGCCAGGGACGTGTATCTGATGAGCAGGCTGTTTCCCAGCCACTGCCAAGCATGGTGCACagcccttccttccctccccatgCCTCTTACGGAGCTAGATGGCAGAACTTGCATCAAGCATGCAAGATCCTGGAGCAGGACAGAGGCCGCAGGATGatgtctgtgtgtgcacatCACACTGGTGCATTGGTACAGCATCTGATCACACGCTGCTCACCAGATCTGCAGCCATGGAGTCTCAGAGCCCAAGCCCTTGATTGAGTGATGCTGCGAAAAATCATTTCCCCACTATCCCAGGGTTGGTCTCTCAGCCTCTCTGCACCTTACTGCAAAGCTCTGCAAAGCCATGGCCACTGATACCAGCAGTGGCCAGGCACAAGGAAGCGCAGGGCTGCCATGAACTACTGGCTTAACTCCTGGTCATCCGCAGTGCAGAGGACACCATACTCAGGGCCACCCTTAGCTGCCAGCCAGCTCTTCTACTGAGACACCATGAGTGGCTGGGGGCAAGGCTGTCCCCTCACAGGGCTTCTCAATCCACAGCCACAACCACAGGCAAACTCACCGCCAGGCCCAGTgacactgctgttttctttccaaatctcCCCAAAAACCACTGCCAAAAGGGAATAGAGAGGGAAGCTGTGACCTGAGGAGAGAACCAAAGGGGAGTCTCTGTCTGGGTGATGTCCTTGCTGATGGgcagaaacagcagcacatGACTCTATAAGGCTGAGCTGCTCATGTTCGCGGGCTGGGGTGACCCAGGGATCAACCCCTCCATGAGGAAGTTCTGCCTGGGGCTCACTTACCAACATGATAAGCACTAAATGCTGGAACTTCCCGGCCAGCCCTGCGGCATGAGTACAGAAGAAGGCAAAGATCCCCTGTGTGATCTGGGAAAGCAACATGGAGATGTTCCTGGCTGGGGGTCCCAAGTTCACTGTCTGGATAACTTGCCCGGACATCTCATCCCTCAAGCTCTCCTCCTGCCATGGCAGGTCTCGCACCTGAAAGGCCAGGGACGCAAAGAGGAAGCCACACAGCAGTTGGGTGTAGGGCTTGTGTCCCACAATCATCCTCAGGCAGCTGGCAAAGGGCAGCTCAACCTTCCCCAGGGGGCTGAGGGGCCCTGAGAGGAGAGAGAGCAGGGCTAGCACTGGAGCTGCCAGAACAAACATGATGGGGTGGGACGCACAGGGGGATTGCACCGCTACGTCTGGGGTGCAGCTCAGCTGGGTGAGGATCTGTCGGAGTCTGATGTCTTGGTGCAGAGACAACAGCCGTGGTGTCAACTACAGGCAGGATTTTGCCTCTTTGCACTGCGCACTCGGGCTGGCCTGCGTAGCTCTGCAGGTTGTGTGTTGGCGAGACCTGCTCCATGTGAAGCAGTGAGCTGTGGACCCTGTCCCAGGCCCACGGCTCCCCACAGGATCTCCCAGGCAGCTGGAGCCTTCCTTCCTCCAGAgcatctcccctctcctctgcggTATCAAGATGATGCCAGCACAAACTGAGGAGGGTCTCAGTATCCAAGTATGTGCTGTGTTTCTGAGCTCCACACCCAGAGAACCATCCCCACATAGGTGCCCAGCTCCCTCTGCCTCACACCTTCCTCTGCAACCCCATCCTCATCATCCGCTGCCACTGGGAACCCTCCAAACTGCAGCTAAATGGACCTTA comes from the Haliaeetus albicilla chromosome 2, bHalAlb1.1, whole genome shotgun sequence genome and includes:
- the LOC104320400 gene encoding sodium-dependent lysophosphatidylcholine symporter 1-like isoform X1 is translated as MSAVMLPSGNEDAELHRLTQEGAIPQRRVVCRKEKPGLPLCRKVCYAVGGIPYQMTGNALGFFLQIFLLDVVQLEPFHVSLIIFLGRAWDAVTDPAVGFLVSKSPRRKYGKLVPWIACSMPFGVVCYCMMWSTLSDATPTSLKFLWYLLMYSFFQTCMTCHHVPYSSLTMFLGGTQRDRDSATAYRMGMEVFSTLLGSGIQGQIVGSYHARMMNSCYVSNETLPNTSTYSLTDSLENIRRAYVFASLVLGSIYCLSCLILIFGVREEPGPLSPLGKVELPFASCLRMIVGHKPYTQLLCGFLFASLAFQVRDLPWQEESLRDEMSGQVIQTVNLGPPARNISMLLSQITQGIFAFFCTHAAGLAGKFQHLVLIMLVTASLSIPFWQWFLGRFGKKTAVSLGLALIIPALVAITQVMHNFLAFIFLVIVAGCSMAVLYLLPWSMLPDTVDDFMLRNPSCLNLEALFYSFYVFFNKFAGGLAVGVSTLSLHFAGYHAGDCTHNHSVILALQLLMAPIPISLLLIAIIIFLLHPIDEERRKQMRMEMEAMGHQVQCGSRE